The following nucleotide sequence is from Paenibacillus odorifer.
GGTAGTCTAGACGAGAAGCATAAAGTCTTAGACTGCCGTTTTATTTATGTGTTGTATCACTTTATTTTTAATATGATCTTTCCTTTAGCTCTGCCCGATTCGGAATACTCCATCGCTTTCTGCGCCTCTACAAAAGGAAACACTTGATCAATAACAGGTTTTATTTGTCCGGACCTTATCAAATGCTTCGGTTTTATAATTGATAATTTGATCGGCTCCAAGTGACTTGACCAATTCTGCTCCAGCATCGCTTGTAGTAGTAGCCACGTATATCCCCATCGCTTTGGCAAGTTGGATAGTAAAAAGTGCCAACACCGCCCGCTCCCGCTTGAATCAATACCTTTTGTCATCACCTATCTTGAATTTTATAACTTTTTTTCCTGCTTGGATGACAATCTCTGAAAAATCATTTCCTAAAACTAGGGGCATATCGTATTTCAACAGCGTACGAACTTTGCCATCCCGCACTTTGAAATCGATAGGATTAATACTTGCTGCATGGATCTCTGCCAATACATCATAATCACCCACTGCGGGTGTAGGGACGTCGGCTAGTTGAAGAGGATATTTTCCGTATTTTTTAATTATCATTGCTTTCATCCTAAAAACTCCAACTCATTAATTATTCATTTTTGCTGTTCCAGAAAAATAACTCATCTCAACGGGGGAGATGGTTTTTGGTTCCGATCGGTCTTCGCTTTTATCTGAGCAGTCTCGGCGATATTTCCCTTGTTCCAGCTTTATATCAATAAAATCGACAACCTGCTGCAGCGACGAGATTTGGCTGACGATGTTTTCTCGATGGTTCCTTAAATGCTCCACCAGTTCAGGATAATCCGCGGGATCAGCGTCGGCGGAGACCGCCAAAAATGGCTGCATATCCTGCAAGGGCATACCTGTTTTTTTGAGGCAGGATAGCAGCCGGATTGTATCTATGTCTTCCTGCCGGTAAACGCGATGCCCGTTGTCCTTCCGGTCCGCCCGGGGAAGCAGCGCAATCTTTTCGTAATAGCGGATCGTATCCTCGGATATTCCGGTTTGCACGGCGGTTTCTTTTATCGTAAACGTTTGCTCTGCCTTCATACTCTACCTCCTGGAGATTGCTTTGTGTGTGCATTATACAACTTGGAGCTGACTCCAAGTCAAGACCTTATCTCTGGGACAAAATCTTTTTATTACGCCTTGACTTGGAGTCGACTCCAATTAATAAAATGTGCGTTAGAAGAGGAAGATATCCCGAATTCAGGAGGAGATTTACAATGAGCACTCAGCAACGT
It contains:
- a CDS encoding MerR family transcriptional regulator produces the protein MKAEQTFTIKETAVQTGISEDTIRYYEKIALLPRADRKDNGHRVYRQEDIDTIRLLSCLKKTGMPLQDMQPFLAVSADADPADYPELVEHLRNHRENIVSQISSLQQVVDFIDIKLEQGKYRRDCSDKSEDRSEPKTISPVEMSYFSGTAKMNN